GAGCGCATCAACCGCGGCGAGGACATCTCGACCCGCAACGAGGACCGCGACGCGGCCGCCGAGGCGATCGCCGCCGCCGGCGAGTTCTTCGATCCGGAAGCCCAGCACGACGACGTCGAGCCGGCTCCGGCTGTGGAAGAGAAGTAAGCCTCGCGCTCAGGCGCAACGCGAAGCCCGGCTGCCTCAGGCAGCCGGGTTTTTCGTTTTCGCACCCACATCCTCGCTCAGCATCGCGATCGAGGCGAGCGCCGTCGCCGTATGTTTCTCGACGCCGTCGTTGACGCAGAACACGTCGGCCGCGACCACGGAAACCTGGCGGCCCGGCTTGATCACCCTCGCCCGGCAAATCAGTTTGTCGCCGACCGCGGGCGACAGCAGATTGAGCTTGTACTCTGCCGTCAGCGCCGGCTGGCCGCGCGAGGTCGCCGCCGCGATGGTCGTGGCGTTGTCGACCAGGAAAGCGGTGACCCCGCCATGGAAGAAGCCGTGCTGCTGCAGCAACTCCGGCCGGCGCTCGACCGCAATCGTGCAGCTGCCCCGCGATATCTCCGACAGCTCCGCGCCGACCAGGTTCATGAAACCCTGGCGGCCGACATTGGCGTGGATTCGTTCGGCGATCTGGGCGAAATCGGGATCGTTGCTCATGACGCACCTCTTTCCTGCTTGTCGACGCGTCCGGGCGGAACCAGCGCGCGGGTGGCGCAAGCGATCAGCGTATCCGCCTCGCCGCGTGGATCGGCGCGGTCGCGTCCGGAGAGAAAGGCGCGGCAGTAGATCTGCGCTGGGCCGATCAGCTGGCTGACGAACATCACCGGTGTCATCGGCCAAAGCTCGCCGCGCGCAACGAGCGGCGCGCGCCAGCGTTCGACGCCTTCGGCGAGCCGCGCATTCTGCGCGCGCTGAGCATCGCGAACATCGTCACCCCACTCATTGCGCGAGATCTCGAAGAGATAACGCGCCTCGCGGCGGCTCAGCACGACCCAGTCGAGATGGGCGCGGATCAGGCCGCCGATCCCCTGCTCCGCATCCAGCGCCGGATCGAGCGCGGCCAGCATTGCGGCGTGATAGTGCCGCAGCACCTCCAGGAATAGCGCGCCCGCAAGCTCCCTCTTCGAGCCGAACACATGGAAGAAGCTGCCATTGGAAGCACGCGCCTTGGCGCGGATCGCGGCCACCGTCGCGCCCTCGAAGCCCAACCGGTCGAACACCGCAAGCCCTGCCACCAACAGATCGTCGCGCATGCCAGATGACATGGATCTCTCCTAGAGTATTACTCTAGAGTAATACTCTAAAATTGGTCAAGACGAGAGAAGGCCGCGCAGGGCGCGGCCTCCAGAGATCGACGAGATGATCTGCCTATCGCGAGATCGGCGGCGCCGGCGGGCCGGAGGACTCGGCGGCTGCAG
The genomic region above belongs to Bradyrhizobium sp. CCBAU 53338 and contains:
- a CDS encoding TetR/AcrR family transcriptional regulator — encoded protein: MSSGMRDDLLVAGLAVFDRLGFEGATVAAIRAKARASNGSFFHVFGSKRELAGALFLEVLRHYHAAMLAALDPALDAEQGIGGLIRAHLDWVVLSRREARYLFEISRNEWGDDVRDAQRAQNARLAEGVERWRAPLVARGELWPMTPVMFVSQLIGPAQIYCRAFLSGRDRADPRGEADTLIACATRALVPPGRVDKQERGAS
- a CDS encoding PaaI family thioesterase; the protein is MSNDPDFAQIAERIHANVGRQGFMNLVGAELSEISRGSCTIAVERRPELLQQHGFFHGGVTAFLVDNATTIAAATSRGQPALTAEYKLNLLSPAVGDKLICRARVIKPGRQVSVVAADVFCVNDGVEKHTATALASIAMLSEDVGAKTKNPAA